One region of Gemmatimonadales bacterium genomic DNA includes:
- a CDS encoding aminopeptidase P N-terminal domain-containing protein produces the protein MIAPTVGRAQGALPATPFSTYPARFAHAYAQLGNGLLIIRSRWAPAGSTDAAFNQEPNFFYFTGDERSLAAVLVLDGATHHAELFLPADLPPDLRFFAPKQTAPTALSPNAVHVDHVSEWSDFRSYIDNRLSTDPHRTIFVDDGGSANDFAGDLGTPLDSLATLDNPWRAWRRAIQQRWPNAVVRSGGTILSAIRAVKDSGEIATLRRVAATSAAALLAALPRFSPGRRQREVEAAVVEACVRNAGGVSFWPWAMSGPNSAFPTPFTSFIDPGHLDRVMHAGEVARLDIGCQVDHYQGDVGRTVPVSGAFTAGQAEVIDLLVTAYRAGLAALRPGATADAVIRASVAAVARRRPALRTSLGRDAAAVITRPDGIPFWQLHGIGLDAAEALPDTLRAGMTVDYEPIFVVGGQGFYMEDMILVTPTGFEILTTGLPDSATEIERAMRPHGSR, from the coding sequence ATGATCGCGCCGACCGTCGGGCGCGCCCAGGGCGCTCTACCCGCGACCCCCTTTTCGACATACCCAGCGCGTTTCGCGCACGCGTACGCCCAACTTGGAAACGGTCTGCTCATCATTCGCTCCCGCTGGGCGCCCGCGGGGTCGACCGACGCCGCATTCAATCAAGAGCCAAACTTCTTCTACTTCACCGGTGACGAGCGATCGCTTGCAGCGGTTCTCGTCCTCGACGGTGCGACACACCACGCAGAGTTGTTCCTTCCGGCTGATCTTCCACCAGACCTGCGCTTCTTTGCGCCAAAGCAGACAGCACCGACGGCGTTGTCGCCGAATGCCGTTCACGTCGACCACGTCTCCGAATGGAGCGACTTCCGGTCGTACATCGACAACCGTCTGTCGACCGACCCGCATCGGACGATCTTCGTCGACGACGGTGGCTCGGCGAACGACTTCGCGGGCGATCTGGGTACTCCGCTCGATTCGCTGGCGACCCTTGATAATCCGTGGCGCGCGTGGCGGCGCGCGATCCAGCAGAGGTGGCCGAACGCTGTCGTGCGCAGCGGTGGCACAATCCTCAGCGCTATCCGTGCGGTAAAGGATTCAGGCGAGATCGCGACACTGCGCCGCGTGGCTGCGACGAGCGCCGCGGCGCTCCTCGCGGCGTTACCTCGATTCTCGCCCGGGCGGCGTCAACGCGAAGTGGAAGCGGCCGTTGTGGAAGCGTGCGTCCGAAACGCCGGCGGTGTGTCGTTCTGGCCGTGGGCGATGTCCGGCCCCAATTCCGCGTTTCCCACCCCCTTCACGTCGTTCATCGACCCCGGGCACCTCGACCGTGTGATGCACGCCGGTGAGGTCGCGCGACTCGACATCGGCTGTCAGGTCGATCACTACCAGGGAGATGTCGGCCGGACGGTGCCGGTGTCTGGTGCCTTCACCGCCGGCCAGGCGGAAGTCATCGATCTCCTCGTCACGGCGTACCGGGCCGGGCTCGCCGCGCTGCGCCCCGGGGCGACCGCCGACGCCGTCATCCGCGCCAGCGTCGCCGCAGTCGCCCGTCGTCGGCCCGCGTTGCGCACGTCGCTTGGCCGAGACGCCGCGGCGGTGATCACTCGTCCCGACGGCATTCCGTTCTGGCAATTGCACGGCATCGGTCTCGATGCTGCCGAAGCATTGCCGGATACGCTGCGGGCGGGGATGACGGTGGATTACGAGCCGATCTTCGTGGTCGGCGGACAAGGGTTCTACATGGAGGACATGATCCTTGTCACGCCGACCGGGTTCGAGATTCTTACGACGGGACTGCCAGACTCGGCCACCGAGATAGAACGCGCGATGCGGCCGCACGGATCACGCTAA
- a CDS encoding protein kinase: MALELIERALADKYTIERELGRGGMATVYLAHDRKHDRTVALKVLHSELSSALGPDRFLREIKVAARLNHPHILPLHDSGEADGFLYYVMPYVEGESLRATLNRRSKLPLDEALHIARAIAGALDYAHRQRVVHRDIKPENIMLHEGEATVMDFGIAKAVSVSAGDTLTQTGMMVGTPAYVSPEQAVGESEIDGRSDQYSLACMLYEMLSGARAFTGATAQAVLSKRFTDPVPSLHKIDATVPDEIDMAVSKALSKDPRERFDTSAEFAKALIWPKVATPAEQPTVKHATAPKSIAVLPFADMSAERENGYFTDGMAEEIINALTTIKALRVASRTSSFAFKATTEDIRQVGKKLDVATVLEGSVRKAGNKLRITAQLVNVADGYQLWSQRYDRDLEDVFAIQDEIAQSIVKALRVILSDDEKRAIERVPTANVEAYDCYLRGRQYFHQFQKQSLEFARQMFAKAIEIDPTYALAYAGLADSCSVLYTNFDASEANLSNAETASRRALELDPGLAEAHVARGMAVSLRGRHADAEGEFETAMKLNPQLFDAAYMYARALTAQGKHDKALKMFERASELRPEDYVVAGLMGQTFANLGRTAEAQLAYRRQSITAAKRLELNPDDPRALYMGAIALSHLGELNGAKDWARQALAINPSDATVLYNIACMFATSGEADEAITLLERAVAAGFGHWNWIENDADLESLRGNPRFLALKDKLKG; encoded by the coding sequence TTGGCGCTGGAACTGATCGAACGGGCGTTGGCCGACAAATACACCATAGAGCGTGAACTCGGCCGCGGTGGGATGGCCACGGTGTACCTGGCCCACGACCGCAAGCATGACCGCACCGTGGCGCTCAAGGTTCTCCACTCCGAACTCTCCTCGGCGCTCGGCCCCGACCGCTTCCTCCGCGAAATCAAGGTCGCCGCCCGCCTCAACCATCCCCACATCCTGCCGCTGCACGATTCTGGCGAAGCCGATGGCTTCCTCTACTACGTCATGCCGTATGTCGAGGGCGAATCGCTCCGGGCGACGCTCAACCGGCGCAGCAAGCTGCCGCTCGACGAGGCGCTGCACATCGCGCGCGCGATTGCCGGCGCGCTCGACTATGCCCATCGGCAAAGGGTCGTGCATCGCGACATCAAGCCCGAAAACATCATGCTGCACGAGGGCGAAGCGACCGTGATGGACTTCGGCATCGCCAAGGCGGTCAGCGTCTCGGCCGGCGACACACTCACCCAGACCGGGATGATGGTCGGGACGCCGGCGTACGTCTCCCCCGAGCAGGCGGTCGGCGAGTCGGAGATCGATGGACGAAGCGATCAGTATTCGCTGGCGTGCATGCTCTACGAGATGCTCTCAGGCGCCAGGGCATTCACCGGTGCCACGGCGCAGGCGGTGCTGAGCAAGCGTTTCACCGATCCGGTTCCGTCCCTGCACAAGATCGATGCAACGGTGCCGGACGAGATCGACATGGCGGTGTCCAAGGCGCTGTCGAAGGATCCGCGCGAGCGCTTCGACACGTCGGCCGAGTTCGCCAAGGCGCTGATCTGGCCGAAGGTGGCGACACCGGCCGAACAGCCGACGGTGAAGCACGCCACCGCACCCAAGTCGATCGCGGTCCTGCCGTTCGCCGACATGAGCGCCGAGCGGGAGAACGGCTACTTCACCGACGGCATGGCGGAAGAGATCATCAACGCGCTGACGACGATCAAGGCGTTGCGGGTCGCGTCGCGCACCTCGTCGTTCGCCTTCAAGGCGACCACCGAGGACATCCGCCAGGTCGGCAAGAAGCTCGATGTCGCCACGGTGCTGGAAGGGAGCGTTCGCAAGGCCGGGAACAAGCTCCGCATCACGGCGCAGCTGGTCAACGTCGCCGACGGGTATCAGCTCTGGTCGCAGCGCTACGATCGCGACCTCGAGGATGTCTTCGCCATCCAGGACGAGATCGCGCAGAGCATCGTCAAGGCGCTGCGAGTGATCCTGAGCGACGACGAAAAGCGGGCGATCGAGCGAGTGCCCACGGCGAACGTCGAAGCGTACGACTGCTACCTGCGCGGGCGGCAGTATTTCCATCAGTTCCAGAAGCAGAGTCTCGAATTTGCGCGGCAGATGTTCGCCAAGGCGATCGAGATCGATCCGACCTACGCGCTGGCGTACGCGGGGCTCGCCGACTCGTGCTCGGTGCTGTACACCAACTTCGACGCGTCCGAGGCCAACCTCTCCAACGCCGAGACGGCGAGTCGCCGGGCGCTGGAACTCGATCCGGGGCTGGCCGAGGCGCACGTGGCGCGCGGGATGGCGGTGTCGCTGCGCGGCCGGCACGCCGATGCCGAAGGAGAGTTCGAGACGGCGATGAAGCTGAATCCGCAGCTCTTCGACGCCGCGTACATGTATGCCCGGGCGCTCACGGCGCAGGGGAAGCACGACAAGGCGCTGAAGATGTTCGAGCGGGCGTCGGAGCTGCGTCCCGAAGATTATGTCGTCGCAGGATTGATGGGCCAGACGTTCGCGAATCTGGGACGCACGGCGGAAGCCCAGCTCGCGTATCGTCGCCAGTCGATCACTGCGGCCAAGCGGCTGGAGCTCAACCCGGATGATCCGCGGGCGCTCTACATGGGCGCGATCGCGCTGTCGCATCTTGGCGAGCTCAATGGGGCGAAGGACTGGGCGAGGCAGGCGCTGGCGATCAACCCGAGCGACGCGACGGTGCTCTACAATATCGCGTGCATGTTTGCCACCAGCGGCGAAGCTGACGAGGCGATCACCTTGCTGGAACGTGCCGTGGCGGCCGGGTTCGGGCACTGGAACTGGATCGAGAATGACGCCGATCTCGAATCGCTGCGGGGCAATCCGCGGTTCCTGGCACTGAAGGACAAGTTGAAGGGATAG
- a CDS encoding DinB family protein, with protein MSPSPEKWFERSFDFALPSSRFPSLVERLRGTPARLEERTRALPADVLTRVHPGHWSAQENVGHLVDLEPLWFRRAQQLFAAEPELAPTDLANRRTHEANHNARPLEDLLAEFRGLRHQFVQLLATADASALTRTALHPRLRTPMRLIDLAVFVADHDDHHLAAITQLVEPPA; from the coding sequence ATGTCGCCATCACCTGAGAAGTGGTTCGAGCGCTCCTTTGATTTCGCACTCCCCAGCAGCCGCTTTCCCAGTCTTGTGGAACGACTGCGCGGCACGCCCGCGCGACTCGAAGAACGCACGCGAGCGTTGCCCGCCGACGTTCTTACCCGGGTCCATCCGGGCCACTGGTCGGCGCAGGAGAACGTCGGGCATCTCGTCGACCTGGAGCCGCTGTGGTTTCGCCGGGCGCAGCAGCTGTTCGCCGCGGAACCGGAACTGGCGCCCACCGATCTCGCGAACCGGCGCACCCACGAGGCGAACCACAACGCGCGTCCACTGGAAGATCTCCTCGCCGAGTTCCGGGGACTGCGTCACCAGTTCGTGCAGCTCCTGGCGACCGCGGACGCTTCCGCCCTCACCCGTACGGCGCTGCATCCTCGCCTGCGGACGCCGATGCGCCTGATCGATCTGGCCGTCTTCGTGGCCGATCACGACGACCACCATCTCGCGGCGATCACGCAACTCGTCGAGCCCCCGGCGTGA
- a CDS encoding YdeI/OmpD-associated family protein — MEMAYRDQWKGEIAEMRRVLSGFAMKEECKWGKPTYTIDRKNIVIMQGFKEYFALGFFQGALLKDPKHLLVQLGQVQAARVMKFTSAREITAKAATIKAYVREAIAVEKAGLKVERKKTSDFPVPDELTARFRKDARFKRAFNALTPGRQRSYLYHFAGAKQSATRTSRIEKAMPAIFAGRGFLERP; from the coding sequence ATGGAGATGGCATACCGGGATCAGTGGAAAGGGGAGATCGCCGAGATGCGGCGCGTCCTCTCCGGCTTCGCGATGAAGGAAGAGTGCAAGTGGGGAAAGCCCACCTACACCATCGACCGCAAGAACATCGTCATCATGCAGGGGTTCAAGGAGTATTTCGCCCTCGGCTTCTTCCAGGGCGCGCTGCTCAAGGACCCGAAGCATCTGCTGGTGCAACTCGGCCAGGTGCAGGCCGCGCGGGTGATGAAGTTCACCAGCGCGCGCGAGATCACGGCGAAGGCGGCGACGATCAAGGCGTACGTGCGTGAAGCGATCGCCGTCGAGAAGGCGGGACTCAAGGTCGAACGGAAGAAGACCTCCGACTTCCCGGTACCCGACGAACTCACGGCGCGATTCCGGAAGGACGCGCGCTTCAAGCGTGCCTTCAACGCGCTGACACCGGGGCGGCAGCGCAGCTACCTCTACCACTTCGCCGGCGCGAAGCAGTCGGCGACGCGCACCTCACGCATCGAGAAGGCGATGCCGGCGATCTTCGCGGGGAGGGGATTTCTTGAGCGGCCGTAA
- the bla gene encoding subclass B3 metallo-beta-lactamase has product MLRPYQLLMASLVIAVPAGAQSADTVRVAYSAARCSRCAKWNQPHAPFRIFANTWYVGTDGLSSILITSPRGHILIDGALAMSAPLIVANIQALGFRIEDVKLLLNSHDHSDHAGGLAELARLSGARVAASARSAPTLERGQSDPSDPQYGVVLPYPPVHVDQIVHDGQKLHVGPLTITAHLTPGHTPGGTSWSWRSCDTTSGPVGQLRGQPPLRSGQGHCVDIVYVDSQSPASDDDFLYTRSTAYPNAIQDFEHGLALLDHLPCDILLTPHPEASDFWHRIALRDSGDTSALIDRSAMAKFVANARNDVAQRVLREEKGRVAP; this is encoded by the coding sequence ATGCTCCGTCCATACCAGTTGTTGATGGCGTCACTCGTCATCGCGGTCCCCGCCGGCGCCCAGTCGGCCGACACCGTTCGCGTCGCGTATTCGGCGGCGCGCTGCTCCAGGTGCGCCAAGTGGAACCAGCCGCACGCGCCGTTTCGCATCTTCGCGAACACCTGGTACGTCGGCACCGACGGTCTGTCGTCGATCCTGATCACCTCGCCCAGGGGACACATCCTGATCGACGGGGCTCTCGCGATGTCGGCGCCGTTGATCGTCGCCAACATCCAGGCCCTCGGCTTCCGGATCGAGGATGTGAAGCTCCTCCTCAATTCGCACGACCACAGCGATCACGCCGGTGGTCTCGCCGAACTGGCGCGATTGTCCGGCGCACGCGTGGCGGCGAGCGCCCGGAGCGCGCCGACCCTCGAACGCGGTCAGTCCGATCCGAGCGACCCGCAATACGGTGTGGTCCTTCCGTACCCACCGGTGCATGTCGACCAGATCGTCCACGACGGGCAGAAACTTCACGTGGGCCCGCTGACCATCACGGCGCATCTCACGCCGGGACACACGCCCGGGGGAACGAGCTGGAGCTGGCGGTCGTGCGATACGACGAGCGGGCCGGTCGGTCAACTGCGCGGCCAGCCGCCGCTTCGCTCTGGACAAGGCCACTGTGTCGACATCGTGTATGTCGACAGCCAGTCACCGGCGTCCGACGACGATTTCCTCTACACCCGAAGCACGGCTTACCCCAACGCCATCCAGGATTTCGAGCACGGGCTGGCGCTGCTCGACCATCTGCCGTGCGATATCCTCCTCACGCCGCATCCCGAGGCGTCGGATTTCTGGCACCGGATCGCCCTCCGCGACAGCGGCGATACCTCAGCCTTGATCGACCGATCCGCGATGGCGAAGTTTGTCGCGAATGCGCGGAACGATGTCGCTCAGCGCGTCTTGCGCGAAGAGAAGGGAAGGGTTGCTCCGTGA
- a CDS encoding BrnA antitoxin family protein, which translates to MSAKHTAKRSKIDKSPRGRADLARLRAMSEEEIARNAPPELADLPNDFWDNGTLVMPMMKEAISLRVDADILEWFRSLGPRYQTRMNAVLRAYMSHARGRAPRARAVAEAGRRTGKGNSR; encoded by the coding sequence ATGAGCGCCAAGCACACCGCGAAGCGGTCGAAGATCGATAAGTCGCCGCGCGGACGCGCTGATCTCGCGCGGCTTCGTGCCATGAGCGAAGAGGAGATTGCGCGTAATGCGCCGCCGGAGCTGGCCGATCTTCCCAACGACTTCTGGGACAACGGCACGCTGGTGATGCCGATGATGAAAGAGGCGATTTCACTGCGAGTCGACGCCGATATACTCGAATGGTTCCGAAGCCTTGGCCCCAGATATCAGACTCGGATGAACGCAGTGCTGCGCGCCTATATGTCCCACGCCCGCGGCCGAGCGCCGCGGGCACGAGCGGTCGCGGAGGCGGGGAGGCGCACGGGCAAGGGCAATTCCCGCTAG
- a CDS encoding ABC transporter permease — translation MRHLRAILARIIGFFGDHDDRAIHDELQAHIEMETDENIRRGMSPAEARRQAIIASGGLTRAAEAMRDQRGLPWLEIVATNFRYAFRTLRKSPAFTSIVVLTIALGIGANAAIFSVFDQFLLRPVPVRDPGGLVNFARVGVTTGYQSCGQAGDCNQVFDYPLFRDLQRAQTGFTGIAAHVLFDANFSARGHALTGDGVLVSGNYFAVLGLHPALGRLLDTTDDQRPGDARVAVLSHDFWQTEFGGDPAILNQSLIVNGQSITVVGVAPRGFTGTTLGAKPRVFVPITLRELLSPGSTDLTERLEAWVYLFGRLKPGVSVDQATAGINVPYRAILHDVEAPLQQNLSPKTAAAFLQKQIRLDPGARGQSNLSRQAETPLLLLLAITALVLLIACANIANLLLNRGAARAGEMAVRLSIGGSRRQLVAQLLTEACLLGLMGGALSLLVARTTLGAMARLLPPATASTFNIHLDTTILAITAMLALVTAFAFGLFPALHATRPDLVSTLRGVTGQPAGGRGAARWRTSLATSQLALSMALLGAAGLFTKSLARINHVDLGLRIDHLVTFGISPELNGYTPERTLQFMQRLEDSLRQIPGVTGATASIVPLLAGRNRARGFDVDGFVNGPDVDNTSHYNRVGAGYFGTLGVPLIAGREFTRSDGPSAPKVAIVNEAFARKFTPGVNPIGRRMNVGNGTPRDVEIVGLVRNAKYSEVRDDVPPQVFFPYAQDPGLGAASFYVRTSQDPDRLIPMIPRVLARLDPGLPVQEMRTMPEQIEQNVYLDRFIGDFSAAFAILATLIAAIGLYGVLAQTVTQRTREIGVRMALGAAPGRVRVMILRQVGVMIVVGGGVGIAAAVGLGRLAQSQLYRMNGYDPAVLATAAITLSLVALGAGLIPAVRASRVEPMRALRAE, via the coding sequence ATGAGACACCTTCGCGCCATCCTCGCGCGCATCATCGGATTCTTCGGAGATCACGACGACCGTGCCATTCACGACGAACTGCAGGCGCACATCGAGATGGAAACCGACGAGAACATTCGACGCGGCATGTCGCCGGCAGAAGCGCGACGGCAGGCGATCATCGCATCCGGAGGGCTGACCCGCGCCGCCGAAGCGATGCGCGATCAGCGCGGCCTCCCGTGGCTCGAGATCGTTGCGACGAACTTCCGCTACGCCTTTCGCACGCTGCGCAAGAGTCCGGCGTTCACCTCGATCGTCGTGCTCACCATCGCCCTTGGCATCGGCGCCAACGCCGCCATCTTCTCGGTGTTCGACCAGTTCCTGTTGCGTCCGGTTCCGGTCCGGGACCCCGGCGGCCTCGTCAATTTCGCCCGCGTTGGCGTCACCACCGGGTATCAGTCCTGCGGACAGGCCGGTGACTGCAATCAGGTCTTCGATTACCCGCTGTTTCGCGACCTCCAGCGCGCCCAGACCGGCTTCACCGGCATCGCGGCGCACGTCCTCTTCGACGCCAACTTCTCGGCGCGCGGCCACGCCCTGACCGGCGATGGCGTGCTCGTGTCGGGGAACTACTTCGCGGTGCTCGGGCTGCACCCCGCACTCGGACGATTGCTCGACACCACCGACGATCAACGTCCCGGCGACGCGCGCGTTGCCGTACTGAGCCATGACTTCTGGCAGACCGAGTTCGGCGGCGATCCGGCGATCCTCAATCAGTCGCTGATCGTCAATGGCCAGTCGATCACCGTGGTGGGAGTGGCACCGCGTGGATTCACCGGCACGACGCTCGGTGCCAAGCCGCGCGTGTTCGTTCCGATCACGCTGCGCGAGCTGCTCAGCCCCGGGTCGACTGACCTCACTGAACGGCTCGAAGCGTGGGTCTACCTGTTCGGGAGGCTCAAGCCGGGCGTTTCAGTCGACCAGGCGACCGCCGGCATCAACGTGCCGTACCGCGCCATACTTCACGACGTGGAAGCACCGCTGCAGCAGAATCTCTCACCGAAGACGGCGGCCGCGTTCCTCCAGAAGCAGATCAGGCTCGACCCGGGAGCGCGCGGGCAGAGCAATCTCTCGCGCCAGGCGGAGACGCCGCTCCTGCTGCTGCTCGCGATCACGGCACTCGTGCTGCTGATCGCCTGCGCCAACATCGCCAACCTGCTGCTGAACCGGGGGGCCGCGCGGGCGGGCGAGATGGCGGTACGGCTCTCGATCGGCGGCAGCCGCCGTCAGCTCGTGGCGCAACTCCTCACCGAGGCCTGCCTCCTTGGTCTCATGGGCGGGGCACTGTCGCTCCTGGTGGCGCGCACGACGCTTGGTGCGATGGCGCGGCTCCTTCCGCCTGCCACCGCGTCGACATTCAACATTCATCTGGACACCACGATCCTCGCCATCACCGCGATGCTGGCGCTGGTTACCGCATTCGCCTTCGGCCTCTTCCCGGCGCTCCATGCCACGCGACCCGACCTGGTATCGACACTGCGCGGTGTCACCGGTCAACCGGCCGGCGGTCGCGGTGCAGCACGCTGGCGTACCTCACTCGCGACGTCGCAGCTCGCGCTGTCGATGGCGCTGCTTGGTGCGGCCGGGCTCTTCACGAAGAGTCTTGCCAGAATCAATCATGTCGACCTGGGCCTCAGGATCGATCACCTGGTCACCTTCGGCATTTCGCCGGAGCTGAACGGCTACACGCCCGAACGCACGCTGCAGTTCATGCAGCGCCTGGAGGACTCGCTTCGGCAGATTCCGGGCGTCACGGGTGCCACGGCATCGATCGTCCCGCTGCTCGCCGGCAGGAACCGGGCGCGCGGCTTTGACGTCGATGGCTTCGTGAACGGCCCGGATGTCGACAACACCTCGCACTACAATCGCGTCGGCGCCGGATATTTCGGCACCCTCGGCGTACCGCTCATCGCGGGACGCGAGTTCACGCGCTCCGATGGGCCGAGCGCGCCCAAGGTTGCCATCGTCAACGAGGCATTCGCCAGGAAGTTCACGCCAGGCGTAAATCCCATTGGGCGCCGGATGAATGTGGGGAATGGTACGCCGCGCGATGTCGAAATCGTCGGACTGGTCCGGAATGCGAAGTACAGCGAGGTACGTGACGATGTGCCGCCACAGGTGTTCTTCCCCTACGCACAGGATCCCGGACTCGGCGCCGCGTCCTTTTATGTGCGCACCTCGCAGGACCCCGATCGCCTGATTCCAATGATTCCGCGGGTCCTGGCGCGACTGGATCCCGGGCTGCCGGTGCAGGAGATGCGAACGATGCCGGAGCAGATCGAACAGAACGTCTATCTCGATCGATTCATCGGCGACTTCTCCGCCGCGTTCGCCATCCTGGCCACGCTGATCGCGGCAATTGGACTCTATGGTGTGCTGGCACAGACGGTCACGCAACGCACCCGCGAGATCGGTGTCCGCATGGCACTCGGCGCGGCACCGGGGCGCGTGCGCGTGATGATTCTGCGCCAAGTCGGCGTGATGATCGTGGTGGGTGGGGGAGTCGGCATCGCGGCAGCGGTTGGACTCGGGCGCCTTGCGCAGTCGCAGTTGTACCGGATGAACGGCTACGATCCGGCCGTCCTCGCCACCGCAGCGATCACGTTGTCACTGGTCGCCCTGGGCGCGGGGTTGATCCCTGCCGTGCGGGCGTCGCGGGTGGAACCGATGCGAGCGTTGCGAGCGGAGTAA
- a CDS encoding PadR family transcriptional regulator, with protein sequence MSKSDVMQGTLALMILRTLAVLGPLHGYGVARRIEETSKNRLALNYGTLYPALLKLEQEGAIKGEWRPSENNRRAKFYALTAAGRKLLAREEREWQRTADLISAFLSLEPGQS encoded by the coding sequence ATGTCCAAATCCGATGTGATGCAGGGCACGCTCGCCCTCATGATTCTCCGCACCCTCGCCGTCCTCGGCCCGTTGCATGGCTACGGCGTCGCGCGGCGCATCGAGGAAACCAGCAAGAACCGCCTCGCCCTCAACTACGGCACCCTCTATCCCGCGCTCCTCAAGCTCGAGCAGGAGGGCGCCATCAAGGGCGAGTGGCGGCCATCCGAGAACAACCGCCGCGCCAAGTTCTACGCGCTCACCGCCGCGGGCCGGAAGCTGCTTGCCCGCGAAGAGCGCGAATGGCAGCGTACCGCCGACCTGATCTCCGCCTTTCTCTCGCTTGAGCCGGGGCAGTCATGA
- a CDS encoding sulfur transferase domain-containing protein yields the protein MTRFTAGRILITGALLSAVPPVAAAQGAQGSSPGSIPKFVNFDTTGMFQGLFFSAGDRLFVAGQPTEKGLREMKARGVTTVVNLRSPGEMARVGFDEAAVVKQLGMQYVYLPMRGDSVMPFTPAAVKSLAAAIAGTDGKVLLHCTVAWRARHLYGAYLVTEMHAPLDEVLTKLDLVTPSDIRAMRELQPFEEFLGHPVPQFAKYRSP from the coding sequence ATGACGAGATTCACCGCAGGACGGATACTGATCACCGGTGCTCTGCTGAGTGCCGTCCCGCCGGTGGCCGCCGCGCAGGGAGCCCAAGGGTCGAGCCCTGGGAGCATCCCGAAGTTCGTGAACTTCGACACGACCGGGATGTTCCAGGGTCTGTTCTTCTCGGCCGGCGACCGACTGTTCGTCGCCGGTCAGCCAACCGAGAAGGGGCTTCGCGAGATGAAAGCGCGCGGCGTCACGACGGTGGTGAACCTGCGATCGCCGGGGGAAATGGCGCGCGTCGGATTCGACGAGGCCGCGGTCGTCAAGCAACTCGGCATGCAGTACGTCTATCTGCCGATGCGGGGCGACTCGGTGATGCCGTTTACGCCGGCGGCGGTGAAGTCACTCGCCGCGGCGATCGCAGGAACCGATGGCAAGGTCCTGCTCCACTGTACCGTCGCATGGCGGGCGCGTCATCTCTATGGCGCGTACCTGGTCACCGAGATGCATGCACCACTCGACGAGGTCCTGACGAAACTGGATCTCGTCACTCCTTCGGATATCCGCGCGATGCGGGAACTACAGCCGTTCGAGGAGTTTCTGGGGCACCCGGTGCCGCAGTTCGCGAAGTACCGGTCGCCGTGA